A section of the Lathamus discolor isolate bLatDis1 chromosome 6, bLatDis1.hap1, whole genome shotgun sequence genome encodes:
- the TFAP4 gene encoding transcription factor AP-4 isoform X2 → MEYFMVPAQKVPSLQHFRKSEKEVIGGLCSLANIPLTPETQRDQERRIRREIANSNERRRMQSINAGFQSLKTLIPHTDGEKLSKAAILQQTAEYIFSLEQEKTRLLQQNTQLKRFIQEFSGSSPKRRRAEDKDEGIGSPDIWEDEKAEDLRREMIELRQQLDKERSVRMMLEEQVRSLEAHMYPEKLKVIAQQVQLQQQQEQLLPSHAPPAPTHHPTVIVPAPPPSHHVTVVTMGPSSVINTVSTSRQNLDTIVQAIQHIEGTQEKQLQEEEQRRAVIVTPARACHEPSASDTASDTEGNDSDSMDQSKEEPSGDGELP, encoded by the exons ATGGAGTACTTCATGGTGCCGGCCCAGAAGGTGCCGTCGCTGCAGCACTTCAGGAAATCCGAGAAGGAGGTCATCGGCGGGCTCTGCAG CTTGGCTAACATCCCGTTGACTCCGGAGACCCAGCGGGACCAGGAGCGGCGGATACGCAGGGAAATCGCCAACAGCAACGAGAGACGGCGGATGCAGAGCATCAATGCTGGCTTCCAGTCTCTGAAAACCCTCATCCCGCACACGGATGGGGAGAAGCTCAGCAAG GCAGCCATCCTCCAGCAAACGGCTGAGTACATCTTctccctggagcaggagaagaCTCGGCTACTGCAGCAGAACACCCAGCTCAAGCGGTTCATCCAG GAGTTCAGTGGCTCCTCCCCGAAACGACGACGGGCAGAGGACAAGGACGAGGGGATCGGCTCACCAGACATCTGGGAGGACGAGAAGGCTGAGGATCTGCGGCGGGAGATGATCGAGCTCCGGCAGCAGCTGGACAAGGAGCGCTCAGTCCGCATGATGCTGGAGGAGCAG GTTCGCTCCCTGGAGGCCCACATGTACCCCGAGAAGCTGAAGGTGATTGCTCAGCAagtgcagctccagcagcagcaggagcag ctcctgccatcACATGCTCCCCCAGCGCCTACCCACCACCCCACTGTGATCGTTCCAGCGCCGCCTCCTTCCCATCACGTCACCGTGGTCACCATGGGCCCATCCTCGGTCATCAACACAGTCTCCACGTCTCGGCAAAACCTTGACACCATCGTTCAG GCAATCCAGCACATCGAGGGGACGcaggagaagcagctgcaggaagaggagcagagacGTGCTGTCATCGTGACGCCGGCGCGCGCCTGCCACGAGCCCTCCGCCTCCGACACCGCCTCCGACACTGAGGGCAACGACAGTGACTCCATGGACCAGAGCAAAGAAGAGCCCTCGGGGGATGGGGAGCTGCCTTGA
- the TFAP4 gene encoding transcription factor AP-4 isoform X1, whose translation MEYFMVPAQKVPSLQHFRKSEKEVIGGLCSLANIPLTPETQRDQERRIRREIANSNERRRMQSINAGFQSLKTLIPHTDGEKLSKAAILQQTAEYIFSLEQEKTRLLQQNTQLKRFIQEFSGSSPKRRRAEDKDEGIGSPDIWEDEKAEDLRREMIELRQQLDKERSVRMMLEEQVRSLEAHMYPEKLKVIAQQVQLQQQQEQVRLLHQEKLEREQQIRTQLLPSHAPPAPTHHPTVIVPAPPPSHHVTVVTMGPSSVINTVSTSRQNLDTIVQAIQHIEGTQEKQLQEEEQRRAVIVTPARACHEPSASDTASDTEGNDSDSMDQSKEEPSGDGELP comes from the exons ATGGAGTACTTCATGGTGCCGGCCCAGAAGGTGCCGTCGCTGCAGCACTTCAGGAAATCCGAGAAGGAGGTCATCGGCGGGCTCTGCAG CTTGGCTAACATCCCGTTGACTCCGGAGACCCAGCGGGACCAGGAGCGGCGGATACGCAGGGAAATCGCCAACAGCAACGAGAGACGGCGGATGCAGAGCATCAATGCTGGCTTCCAGTCTCTGAAAACCCTCATCCCGCACACGGATGGGGAGAAGCTCAGCAAG GCAGCCATCCTCCAGCAAACGGCTGAGTACATCTTctccctggagcaggagaagaCTCGGCTACTGCAGCAGAACACCCAGCTCAAGCGGTTCATCCAG GAGTTCAGTGGCTCCTCCCCGAAACGACGACGGGCAGAGGACAAGGACGAGGGGATCGGCTCACCAGACATCTGGGAGGACGAGAAGGCTGAGGATCTGCGGCGGGAGATGATCGAGCTCCGGCAGCAGCTGGACAAGGAGCGCTCAGTCCGCATGATGCTGGAGGAGCAG GTTCGCTCCCTGGAGGCCCACATGTACCCCGAGAAGCTGAAGGTGATTGCTCAGCAagtgcagctccagcagcagcaggagcaggtgaGGTTACTGCACCAGGAGAAGctagagcgtgagcagcagatCCGAACCCAG ctcctgccatcACATGCTCCCCCAGCGCCTACCCACCACCCCACTGTGATCGTTCCAGCGCCGCCTCCTTCCCATCACGTCACCGTGGTCACCATGGGCCCATCCTCGGTCATCAACACAGTCTCCACGTCTCGGCAAAACCTTGACACCATCGTTCAG GCAATCCAGCACATCGAGGGGACGcaggagaagcagctgcaggaagaggagcagagacGTGCTGTCATCGTGACGCCGGCGCGCGCCTGCCACGAGCCCTCCGCCTCCGACACCGCCTCCGACACTGAGGGCAACGACAGTGACTCCATGGACCAGAGCAAAGAAGAGCCCTCGGGGGATGGGGAGCTGCCTTGA
- the GLIS2 gene encoding zinc finger protein GLIS2 — MHSLEEPLDLKLSISKLRAAREKRGAPGTRPRAPQRPHTPPAGDGRGGGRGGRRAGPSPSSLLAHSRLVEPRDGRFAAVPVVDLSLSPRSGAESPSGSASLSPERQGSRDLPGPLTPHDFQSLRYIDGLPSSFQFFLPLGAGGALHLPPAAFLPPSKEKRLPPELPLPKQLVCRWSKCNQFFDLLQDLVDHVNDFHVKPEKDAGYCCHWEGCARHGRGFNARYKMLIHIRTHTNEKPHRCPTCNKSFSRLENLKIHNRSHTGEKPYICPYEGCNKRYSNSSDRFKHTRTHYVEKPYSCKMPGCHKRYTDPSSLRKHIKAHGHFVSPEHPEMLKVHPPPKTPLGSAEVPYVNGAQLVIPNPAALFAPPGLPALPIPLAPAPLDLSALGCGAAGALPALPGPVLPLNGGPLNLAKSPLLPSPFAAGLGLPVMSLLAGAAKAEGEKGSGAEGRPPKVSKGAESRKERCERTEPGRPRVPPESLALLPGAVLDLSAGVGSGGSPEALPPGWVLIPPGSLLLKPAAVN; from the exons ATGCATTCGCTGGAGGAGCCGCTGGACCTCAAACTGAGCATCTCCAAGCTGCGAGCTGCCCGGGAGAAGCGGGGTGCCCCCGGCACCCGGCCCCGCGCTCCCCAGCGCCCGCACACCCCGCCGGCCGGGGATGGCCGGGGAGGCGGCCGGGGGggccgccgggccgggccatCCCCCAGCAGCCTCCTGGCACACTCGAGGCTGGTGGAGCCGCGGGATGGGCGCTTCGCCGCTGTGCCGGTGGTGGACCTCAGCCTCTCGCCACGCTCCGGTGCGGAGTCTCCGTCTGGCAGCGCCTCGCTCTCCCCTGAGCGCCAGGGCAGCAGGGACCTGCCCGGGCCCCTCACCCCCCAC GATTTCCAGTCTCTGCGCTACATCGACGGCCTCCCCAGCTCCTTCCAGTTCTTCCTGCcgctgggggcggggggggcccTGCACCTGCCCCCCGCCGCCTTCCTGCCCCCCAGCAAGGAGAAGCGCCTCCCCCCGGAGCTGCCGCTGCCCAAGCAGCTTGTCTGCCGCTGGTCCAAG TGTAACCAGTTCTTTGACCTCCTGCAAGACCTGGTGGACCATGTCAACGACTTCCATGTCAAACCTGAAAAGGACGCGGGGTACTGCTGCCACTGGGAGGGCTGCGCCCGCCATGGCCGGGGCTTCAACGCCAG GTACAAGATGCTGATCCACATCCGGACGCACACCAACGAGAAGCCGCATCGCTGCCCCACCTGCAACAAGAGCTTCTCCCGCCTGGAGAACCTGAAAATCCACAACCGCTCGCACACAG GCGAGAAGCCCTACATCTGCCCCTATGAAGGCTGCAACAAGCGTTACTCCAACTCGAGCGACCGCTTCAAGCACACCCGCACCCACTACGTGGAGAAGCCCTACTCCTGCAAGATGCCAGGCTGCCACAAGCGCTACACTGACCCCAGCTCCCTCCGCAAGCACATCAAAGCCCACGGTCATTTTGTCTCCCCTGAGCACCCGGAGATGCTCAAGGTCCACCCGCCTCCCAAAACACCCCTGGGCTCAGCGGAGGTGCCCTACGTTAACGGGGCACAGCTCGTGATCCCCAACCCCGCAGCCCTCTTTGCTCCCCCGGGGCTCCCGGCGTTGCCCATCCCTTTGGCTCCGGCCCCACTCGACCTCAGCGCCCTGGGCTGCGGGGCTGCGGGTGCGCTGCCCGCCCTGCCCGGCCCTGTCCTGCCCCTCAACGGCGGCCCCTTGAACTTGGCCAAGAGCCCGCTGCTGCCCTCGCCCTTCgcggcagggctggggctgcctgtcATGTCGCTGCTGGCCGGCGCGGCCAAGGCTGAGGGGGAGAAGGGCAGCGGAGCTGAGGGGCGACCACCCAAGGTGAGCAAGGGGGCAGAGAGCCGCAAGGAGAGGTGCGAAAGGACGGAGCCGGGACGGCCGCGGGTGCCCCCTgagagcctggctctgctgcctggggcTGTTCTTGACCTCTCAGCTGGTGTGGGCTCCGGGGGGAGCCCCGAGGCACTGCCCCCGGGCTGGGTGCTCATTCCCCCCGGCTCCCTGCTGCTCAAACCTGCCGCCGTGAATTGA
- the PAM16 gene encoding mitochondrial import inner membrane translocase subunit TIM16 isoform X1 produces MAKYLAQIILVGAQVVGRAFMRALRQEFAAASRAAADARGRSERPQSAAASRIIGISLQEAQQILNVSNLNPEEIQKNYDHLFKVNDKSVGGSFYLQSKVVRAKERLDEELRIQAKDEKERSQKAET; encoded by the exons ATG GCCAAGTACCTGGCGCAGATCATCCTGGTGGGGGCCCAGGTGGTCGGACGGGCCTTCATGCGGGCGCTGCGCCAGGAGTTCGCAG CAGCGAGccgagcagcagcagatgcacGAGGGCGCTCAGAGAGGCCCCAATCCGCTGCCGCCTCCAGGATCATTGGCATCAGCCTCCAGGAAGCTCAGCAGATCCTGAACGTTTCGAACCTCAACCCAGAGGAGATTCAGAAG AACTACGACCACTTGTTCAAGGTGAACGACAAGTCAGTGGGAGGCTCCTTCTACCTGCAGTCCAAG GTGGTGAGAGCTAAGGAGCGGCTGGATGAGGAGCTCCGCATCCAGGCCAAGGATGAGAAAGAGAGAAGCCAGAAAGCTGAGACGTGA
- the PAM16 gene encoding mitochondrial import inner membrane translocase subunit TIM16 isoform X2 — MAKYLAQIILVGAQVVGRAFMRALRQEFAASRAAADARGRSERPQSAAASRIIGISLQEAQQILNVSNLNPEEIQKNYDHLFKVNDKSVGGSFYLQSKVVRAKERLDEELRIQAKDEKERSQKAET; from the exons ATG GCCAAGTACCTGGCGCAGATCATCCTGGTGGGGGCCCAGGTGGTCGGACGGGCCTTCATGCGGGCGCTGCGCCAGGAGTTCGCAG CGAGccgagcagcagcagatgcacGAGGGCGCTCAGAGAGGCCCCAATCCGCTGCCGCCTCCAGGATCATTGGCATCAGCCTCCAGGAAGCTCAGCAGATCCTGAACGTTTCGAACCTCAACCCAGAGGAGATTCAGAAG AACTACGACCACTTGTTCAAGGTGAACGACAAGTCAGTGGGAGGCTCCTTCTACCTGCAGTCCAAG GTGGTGAGAGCTAAGGAGCGGCTGGATGAGGAGCTCCGCATCCAGGCCAAGGATGAGAAAGAGAGAAGCCAGAAAGCTGAGACGTGA